In Catenulispora sp. GP43, one genomic interval encodes:
- a CDS encoding TetR/AcrR family transcriptional regulator codes for MTELEKGPQGRRRGRGARERILGASQQLFREQGINGTGMDQLCAVAQVSKRTAYQHFPGKDELVTEYLRRFDPGVMSAAFDRTDLTPRERLLAAFEVPASGTQEPTPLCPYIDAAVEMHDPEHPASQVARDYKKAVAARLTETAREAGATNPEELGEQLALLLDGASARTRVLNSECFPTAAAIAAVLIDNAIPAAGA; via the coding sequence ATGACCGAATTGGAGAAGGGCCCCCAGGGCCGGCGCCGCGGCCGGGGTGCGCGCGAACGCATCCTCGGCGCGTCCCAGCAGCTGTTCCGCGAGCAGGGCATCAACGGCACCGGCATGGACCAGCTCTGCGCGGTGGCCCAGGTGTCGAAGCGCACCGCCTACCAGCACTTCCCCGGCAAGGACGAACTGGTGACGGAGTACCTGCGCCGCTTCGATCCCGGCGTCATGTCCGCGGCGTTCGACCGCACCGACCTCACGCCGCGCGAACGGCTCCTCGCCGCGTTCGAGGTACCCGCCTCCGGCACGCAGGAGCCCACACCGCTGTGCCCTTACATCGATGCCGCCGTCGAGATGCACGACCCGGAGCACCCGGCGTCCCAGGTCGCCCGCGACTACAAGAAGGCCGTCGCCGCGCGCCTGACCGAGACCGCCCGCGAAGCCGGCGCCACCAACCCCGAAGAGCTCGGCGAACAACTGGCTCTGCTCCTCGACGGCGCCTCGGCCCGTACCCGGGTGCTCAACAGCGAGTGCTTCCCCACCGCCGCCGCCATCGCCGCCGTCCTCATCGACAACGCGATCCCGGCGGCCGGCGCTTAG
- a CDS encoding SDR family NAD(P)-dependent oxidoreductase, which yields MGKLDGKVAVVTGGSTGLALAGAKLFVEEGAHVFIMGRRQDALDEAVKVIGRNVTAVRGDAADLGDLDRLYDTVKREKGAIDVLWASAGTGVEGNLGEITEAQFDATFALNARGTLFTVQKALPLFNDGGSIFMTGSSASLRGYPGWSVYSGSKAVQQAFARVWLAELRDRRIRVNVLTPGQVATAKQEELFDEATKRQFESLIPRGQMGRPEEIATVALFLASDDSSYVNGMELAADGGTTAI from the coding sequence ATGGGAAAGCTCGACGGCAAGGTAGCCGTGGTCACAGGTGGATCGACCGGCCTGGCGCTGGCCGGCGCCAAGCTGTTCGTGGAGGAAGGGGCCCACGTCTTCATCATGGGCCGGCGGCAGGATGCGCTGGACGAGGCCGTCAAGGTGATCGGCCGGAACGTGACCGCGGTGCGCGGCGACGCGGCCGACCTCGGCGACCTGGACCGGCTGTACGACACGGTCAAGCGCGAGAAGGGCGCGATCGACGTGCTCTGGGCGAGCGCCGGAACGGGCGTGGAGGGCAATCTCGGCGAGATCACCGAGGCGCAGTTCGATGCCACCTTCGCGCTGAACGCCCGCGGCACGCTGTTCACCGTCCAGAAGGCGTTGCCGCTGTTCAACGACGGCGGCTCGATCTTCATGACCGGGTCGAGCGCCTCACTTAGGGGCTACCCCGGATGGAGCGTGTACTCGGGGAGCAAGGCCGTGCAGCAGGCCTTCGCCCGCGTGTGGCTGGCCGAACTGCGGGACCGGCGGATCCGGGTGAACGTGCTGACCCCGGGCCAGGTCGCCACCGCGAAGCAGGAGGAACTGTTCGACGAGGCGACGAAGCGGCAGTTCGAGTCCCTGATTCCGCGCGGACAGATGGGCCGTCCCGAGGAGATCGCGACGGTCGCGCTGTTCCTCGCCTCGGACGACTCCAGCTACGTGAACGGGATGGAGTTGGCCGCCGACGGCGGCACCACGGCGATCTGA
- a CDS encoding NADPH-dependent F420 reductase: MSSISISIIGTGNMARTLGTLALAGGNTVEILGRSQAKAADLAKSLGDGATVGDWGTVPAGDIVIVALLSGDVAPVVAQYADALAGKVIVDISNPFNAGADGLSYAGETSIAQEAANVAPADASVVKAFNTVFGHVLEKGDKPDVFLAGDDASAKAAVAAFIESIGLRPLDVGGLTMAHWLEGAGLLTMGLARNGVGHWEFALGVAEF; this comes from the coding sequence ATGAGCAGCATCAGCATCAGCATCATCGGAACCGGCAACATGGCGCGCACCCTCGGCACCCTGGCCCTGGCCGGCGGCAACACCGTCGAGATCCTGGGCCGCAGTCAGGCCAAGGCCGCCGACCTGGCCAAGAGCCTCGGCGACGGAGCCACGGTGGGGGATTGGGGTACCGTCCCGGCCGGGGACATCGTCATCGTGGCCTTGTTGTCGGGCGACGTCGCCCCGGTCGTGGCCCAGTACGCGGACGCCCTCGCCGGCAAGGTGATCGTCGACATCAGTAATCCCTTCAACGCCGGTGCCGACGGACTGTCCTACGCCGGGGAAACCTCGATCGCGCAGGAGGCCGCCAATGTGGCCCCGGCCGACGCCAGCGTTGTGAAGGCGTTCAACACCGTCTTCGGCCATGTCCTCGAGAAGGGCGACAAGCCAGACGTCTTCCTCGCCGGCGACGACGCGTCAGCCAAGGCGGCCGTGGCGGCGTTCATCGAGAGCATCGGGCTGCGGCCGCTGGACGTCGGCGGCCTCACCATGGCGCACTGGCTCGAGGGAGCGGGCTTGCTCACGATGGGCCTCGCCCGCAATGGGGTGGGGCACTGGGAGTTCGCTCTTGGCGTCGCGGAATTCTGA
- a CDS encoding serine/threonine-protein kinase has translation MEPLLPADPRKIARFQLLARLGSGGMGEVFLALTPDGRQVAVKIVRGGFDSGEAMARFRHEVEAVGRVRSRWTAALEDADLTGRPIWLATEYVPGPTLAAAVARFGAMPPGAVRHLAAGLAAAVADVHAQGVLHRDLKPNNVVLSPSGPRLIDFGIARTGDQTALTRTGSAVGTPGYLAPEIVRGGVPSPAADVFALGAMLAYAATGRPPFGVGDPHAIMFRSVEDPADTVGVEPSLADLITRYTAKDPTARPSAAELLAEVDGQASADDAPIVAGFYESLAAIADTAPQDVPTATEMGLLPPTASDAEAAPRRARKRTTTLVSAISAVAVVAVALAVEYFPNASDHTPHGASGLPSTPTAGGSPAAIKISSTSGTTTTAGGTTGTTTAVGTTTTAGTASTTTPSSTSTAPPTTFLRDRPGTQGVETSIVWNPRTHQCENSPAREEALPDSFGFQSSVDRQPIASGAPATVGFRSKNPNPGAPYYMAAEVLPPPSFNGNAVVYRWNDKAQPIGTDWAYTTFPKDFTPTLSAPGAGNLPAGTDYAGNYVILWFHVHSDGEAYYVSCDGFSVS, from the coding sequence TTGGAACCGCTGCTGCCCGCAGACCCCCGCAAGATCGCCCGGTTCCAGTTGCTGGCCAGGCTCGGCTCGGGAGGCATGGGCGAGGTCTTCCTGGCGCTGACGCCCGACGGCCGGCAGGTCGCGGTCAAGATCGTGCGGGGCGGTTTCGACAGCGGCGAGGCGATGGCCCGGTTCCGGCACGAGGTGGAGGCCGTCGGACGGGTGCGCAGCCGGTGGACCGCCGCGTTGGAGGACGCCGACCTGACCGGCAGGCCGATCTGGCTGGCCACCGAATACGTGCCCGGCCCGACGCTGGCCGCGGCGGTGGCGCGGTTCGGCGCGATGCCGCCGGGGGCGGTACGGCATCTGGCCGCCGGGCTGGCCGCGGCGGTCGCCGACGTGCACGCCCAGGGCGTTCTGCACCGTGACTTGAAGCCGAACAACGTCGTCCTGTCGCCGTCGGGCCCTCGGCTGATCGACTTCGGGATAGCCCGCACCGGCGACCAGACCGCGCTGACCCGCACCGGCAGCGCGGTCGGGACGCCGGGGTACCTGGCGCCGGAGATCGTGCGCGGCGGCGTGCCGAGCCCGGCGGCCGACGTCTTCGCCCTGGGCGCGATGCTCGCCTACGCCGCGACCGGCCGTCCGCCGTTCGGGGTCGGCGACCCGCACGCGATCATGTTCCGCAGCGTCGAGGACCCCGCCGACACCGTCGGCGTCGAGCCGTCCCTCGCCGACCTGATCACCAGGTACACGGCCAAGGACCCGACGGCCCGGCCGAGCGCCGCCGAGTTGCTGGCCGAGGTCGACGGCCAGGCGTCGGCCGACGACGCCCCGATCGTCGCCGGCTTCTACGAAAGCCTGGCGGCGATCGCCGACACCGCACCGCAGGACGTACCGACCGCCACCGAGATGGGCCTGCTCCCACCGACCGCGTCCGACGCCGAAGCGGCTCCGCGACGCGCCCGCAAGCGTACGACGACCCTCGTCTCGGCCATCTCAGCCGTCGCGGTCGTCGCGGTCGCACTGGCGGTGGAGTACTTCCCGAACGCCTCCGACCACACGCCTCACGGCGCGAGCGGCCTGCCGTCGACGCCCACGGCCGGCGGCTCGCCCGCCGCGATCAAGATCAGCAGCACGTCCGGCACCACGACCACGGCCGGTGGCACGACCGGCACCACAACCGCAGTCGGCACCACGACCACGGCCGGCACCGCCTCCACCACGACCCCGTCGTCGACGAGCACCGCACCGCCGACCACGTTCCTGCGCGACCGCCCGGGCACCCAGGGCGTCGAGACCTCAATCGTGTGGAACCCGCGGACGCACCAGTGCGAGAACAGCCCCGCCCGCGAAGAAGCCCTGCCGGACTCCTTCGGCTTCCAGAGCTCCGTCGACCGCCAGCCGATCGCGTCCGGCGCACCGGCCACCGTCGGCTTCCGGAGCAAGAACCCGAACCCAGGCGCCCCGTACTACATGGCCGCCGAAGTCCTCCCCCCGCCGAGCTTCAACGGCAACGCTGTGGTCTACCGGTGGAACGACAAGGCTCAGCCGATAGGCACCGACTGGGCGTACACCACCTTCCCCAAGGACTTCACGCCCACGCTCAGCGCGCCCGGTGCCGGGAATCTCCCGGCGGGGACCGACTACGCCGGGAACTACGTCATCCTGTGGTTCCACGTCCACAGCGACGGCGAGGCCTACTACGTCTCCTGCGATGGCTTCTCCGTATCCTGA
- a CDS encoding class I SAM-dependent methyltransferase, whose product MTADVSQRNAGAGGVDDGVGVTALLVAAARAIETHRPDSLARDIYAEHFVHTAPASADWPVRIEEVPDGDANPLWGRFARYFGLRTRIFDDFLLQATRAGTRQVVLLGAGLDSRAYRLDWPAGCVIFEIDREGVLAFKHKVLDGLAATPKAARVPIPIDLRADWIRALTDAGFDTTAPSAWLAEGLLFYLPSAAEAQLIAAVDRLATTGSALAFEVKLDKDLLEYRDSPLYTATKRQIGIDLLDLFAKEARPDSAGALAQRGWSTTISTPFDFTLRLGRGPLPEPNDALAGNRWVFAHKTNLARE is encoded by the coding sequence ATGACGGCCGACGTGTCGCAGCGGAACGCCGGCGCGGGAGGCGTGGACGACGGTGTCGGTGTCACCGCCCTGTTGGTCGCCGCAGCCCGCGCGATCGAGACCCACCGCCCCGACAGCCTCGCCCGGGACATCTACGCCGAGCACTTCGTACACACCGCACCGGCGTCCGCGGACTGGCCCGTCCGCATCGAAGAGGTCCCAGACGGCGACGCGAACCCCCTGTGGGGCCGCTTCGCACGCTACTTCGGCCTCCGAACCAGGATCTTCGACGACTTCCTCCTCCAAGCGACACGCGCCGGCACACGCCAAGTCGTCCTCCTCGGAGCCGGACTCGACTCGCGCGCATACCGCCTCGACTGGCCCGCCGGCTGCGTAATCTTCGAGATCGACAGGGAAGGCGTCCTGGCGTTCAAACACAAGGTGCTCGACGGCCTGGCGGCCACCCCGAAGGCGGCACGCGTCCCGATCCCGATCGACCTGCGCGCCGACTGGATCAGAGCACTGACGGACGCCGGCTTCGACACGACGGCACCCAGCGCCTGGCTGGCCGAGGGCCTGCTGTTCTACCTGCCGAGCGCCGCCGAGGCGCAGCTCATCGCCGCGGTGGACCGGCTGGCCACGACGGGAAGCGCACTCGCCTTCGAAGTGAAACTCGACAAAGACTTGCTGGAGTACCGGGACAGCCCGCTGTACACCGCGACGAAGCGACAGATCGGCATCGACCTGCTCGACCTGTTCGCAAAGGAGGCACGGCCCGACTCCGCAGGCGCCCTGGCGCAAAGAGGCTGGTCCACGACGATCAGCACCCCCTTCGACTTCACCCTCCGCCTCGGCCGCGGTCCGCTGCCCGAGCCGAACGACGCGCTGGCCGGCAACCGGTGGGTGTTCGCGCACAAGACGAACCTGGCGCGAGAGTAA
- a CDS encoding NAD(P)-dependent alcohol dehydrogenase yields MRFGAAVLRSYQGPFALEEVALNAGPAAGEVLVRIAGCGMCRTDLAVRRSAGRSPLPAVLGHEGAGVVVETGGPDTRLSVGDHVVLSFDSCGYCRACVRGDPAYCDSFAELNLFGGHKEDAGRFTDASGKPLAPRWFGQSSFAEYAMVPARNAVRVDPALPVELLGPLGCGFLTGAGAVFNTFRAGPGDTIAVLGAGAVGLAAVMAAAAAGAVIVAVDRHPERLAMAERFGAIPLYGAASLRDRIRKLTDGGVQYALDTTASPELINDALRALRPTGHLGLVARLHQPLPLEPGTLDRGRKLSHICEGDAVPGLLIPRLTELWQAGRFPFDQLIRTYPLDEVNEAERDCETGRVVKPVLIPHSKKEHP; encoded by the coding sequence ATGCGGTTCGGCGCGGCGGTACTGCGTTCGTACCAAGGCCCGTTCGCCCTCGAGGAGGTGGCCTTGAACGCGGGGCCGGCCGCCGGCGAGGTCCTCGTCAGGATCGCGGGGTGCGGGATGTGCCGGACCGACCTAGCAGTCCGGCGCTCCGCGGGCCGCTCGCCGCTGCCGGCCGTCCTCGGCCACGAGGGCGCCGGGGTCGTCGTGGAGACGGGCGGCCCGGACACTCGGCTGAGCGTCGGCGACCACGTCGTGCTGAGCTTCGACTCCTGCGGATATTGCCGCGCCTGCGTCCGCGGCGACCCCGCCTACTGCGATTCCTTCGCCGAGCTCAACCTGTTCGGCGGGCACAAGGAGGACGCCGGGCGGTTCACCGACGCGTCCGGAAAACCCTTGGCGCCCCGGTGGTTCGGCCAGTCCTCGTTCGCCGAGTACGCGATGGTGCCGGCCCGCAACGCCGTCCGGGTCGATCCCGCACTGCCCGTCGAATTGCTCGGCCCGCTCGGTTGCGGCTTCCTCACCGGCGCCGGGGCGGTCTTCAACACTTTCCGCGCAGGCCCTGGCGATACCATCGCGGTCCTCGGCGCGGGAGCCGTGGGCCTGGCCGCGGTGATGGCGGCGGCCGCTGCCGGGGCCGTGATCGTGGCCGTCGACCGGCATCCCGAACGGCTGGCGATGGCCGAGCGCTTCGGCGCCATCCCGCTGTACGGGGCGGCCAGCCTTCGCGACCGTATCAGGAAGCTGACAGACGGCGGGGTCCAGTACGCACTGGACACCACGGCCTCGCCCGAGCTGATCAACGACGCACTCAGAGCCCTGCGACCGACCGGTCACCTCGGCCTGGTGGCACGGCTCCACCAGCCGCTGCCACTGGAGCCCGGAACCCTCGACCGCGGCCGGAAACTGTCCCACATCTGCGAGGGCGACGCGGTGCCCGGCCTGCTCATCCCGCGGCTGACAGAGCTCTGGCAGGCCGGCCGCTTCCCCTTCGACCAGCTGATCCGCACCTATCCGCTCGACGAGGTCAACGAGGCCGAGCGCGACTGCGAGACGGGCCGCGTCGTCAAACCCGTCCTGATACCGCACAGCAAGAAGGAGCACCCATGA
- a CDS encoding aldehyde dehydrogenase family protein — translation MPTTESRHPHRPRRPHQARGDSFAVLDPATGEPFDEAPDQQPEELDAIVDRAHAAWRGWRADPDARAAALLAAADAVEQAGPDLAPLLTREQGKPLPESNAEVARTAARLRYFAALRPETQPIADGRPMRSEVRWQPLGPVAAIVPWNFPLQLASAKFAPALAAGNTVVLKPSPFTPLATRMLGSVLAAALPEDVLTVVTGREPLGDRLATHPGIRHVTFTGSIPTGRAVARGAASSLARVTLELGGNDAAILLDDVDVEQIADRLFWAAFRNCGQICMAVKRVYAPARRYSEVVDALAQRAKRTVVRPGLEAGSQLGPINNDLQLARVEHYTARALADGARAAAGGHRLDGPGYFFAPTILADVPPENPVVTQEQFGPVLPVLAYRSVDDAVEAANATGFGLGGSVWGTDLDRAETVAERLECGTVWINHHGELSLAQPFAGIKESGVGVAGGPWGFYGNLRPFVVHRPQEA, via the coding sequence ATGCCGACGACCGAGTCCCGTCACCCGCACCGCCCGCGCCGCCCGCACCAGGCCCGCGGCGACAGCTTCGCAGTCCTCGATCCCGCGACCGGCGAACCCTTCGACGAGGCGCCGGATCAGCAGCCTGAGGAACTCGACGCGATCGTCGACCGGGCCCACGCGGCCTGGCGCGGGTGGCGGGCCGACCCCGACGCCCGCGCCGCCGCACTGCTCGCGGCGGCCGACGCGGTGGAGCAGGCCGGGCCCGACCTCGCTCCGCTGCTCACCCGCGAACAGGGCAAGCCGCTGCCCGAGTCGAACGCGGAGGTCGCCCGCACAGCGGCCCGCCTGCGCTACTTCGCCGCACTCCGCCCGGAAACCCAGCCGATCGCGGACGGACGGCCGATGCGCAGCGAGGTCCGCTGGCAGCCGCTCGGGCCCGTCGCCGCGATCGTCCCGTGGAACTTCCCGCTCCAACTCGCCTCCGCGAAGTTCGCCCCCGCGCTCGCCGCGGGCAACACGGTGGTACTCAAGCCCTCCCCGTTCACGCCGCTGGCCACCAGGATGCTGGGATCCGTCCTCGCCGCCGCACTGCCCGAGGACGTCCTCACGGTCGTCACCGGCCGCGAACCCCTCGGCGACCGGCTCGCCACCCACCCGGGGATCCGCCACGTCACGTTCACGGGCTCGATTCCCACCGGCCGCGCCGTGGCGCGCGGCGCGGCGTCCTCGCTCGCCCGGGTCACCCTGGAGTTGGGCGGCAACGACGCCGCGATCCTGCTCGACGACGTGGACGTGGAGCAGATCGCGGACCGGCTGTTCTGGGCGGCGTTCCGCAACTGCGGGCAGATCTGTATGGCGGTCAAGCGCGTCTACGCCCCGGCCCGGCGCTACTCCGAGGTCGTCGACGCCCTCGCGCAGCGCGCGAAGCGGACCGTCGTGCGGCCGGGGCTGGAAGCCGGATCGCAACTGGGGCCGATCAACAACGACCTTCAACTCGCCCGCGTTGAGCACTACACGGCCCGGGCCCTGGCAGACGGCGCCCGCGCCGCGGCCGGCGGACACCGCCTCGACGGGCCGGGCTACTTCTTCGCCCCGACGATCCTGGCCGACGTGCCGCCCGAAAACCCGGTGGTGACTCAGGAACAGTTCGGCCCGGTGCTGCCGGTGCTCGCGTATCGGAGTGTCGACGATGCCGTCGAGGCGGCCAACGCCACCGGCTTCGGGCTCGGCGGCTCCGTGTGGGGCACCGATCTCGACCGGGCCGAAACGGTGGCCGAGCGGCTCGAATGCGGGACGGTCTGGATCAACCATCACGGCGAACTGTCCCTCGCCCAGCCGTTCGCGGGCATCAAGGAGAGCGGTGTCGGGGTCGCGGGCGGACCGTGGGGTTTCTACGGGAACCTCAGGCCGTTCGTCGTGCACCGGCCTCAGGAGGCGTGA
- a CDS encoding (5-formylfuran-3-yl)methyl phosphate synthase: MLLLISPADVEEARDCAKAARFLDIVDVKKPDEGSLGANFPWVIREIRDAVPADKPVSATVGDVPYKPGTVAQAALGAAVSGATYIKVGLYGCTTPDQAVTVMRAVVRAVKDHRSDALVVASGYADAHRIGCVNPLALPDIAARSGCDAAMLDTAIKDGTRLFDHVPPELCAEFVRRAHDAGLLAALAGSVRADDLGTLTGIGTDIVGVRGAVCERGDRTTGRIQPHLVAAFRAEMDRHRQEQTTVAAGN; the protein is encoded by the coding sequence GTGCTGCTGCTCATATCCCCCGCCGACGTCGAAGAGGCCCGCGACTGCGCGAAGGCGGCGCGGTTCCTGGACATCGTCGACGTCAAGAAGCCCGACGAGGGCTCGCTCGGGGCGAACTTCCCGTGGGTGATCAGGGAGATCCGCGACGCCGTCCCCGCGGACAAACCGGTGTCCGCGACCGTCGGGGACGTCCCCTACAAACCCGGCACGGTCGCCCAGGCGGCGCTCGGCGCGGCCGTCTCGGGCGCCACCTACATCAAGGTCGGCCTCTACGGATGCACGACGCCCGACCAGGCCGTCACCGTCATGCGCGCGGTCGTGCGGGCGGTGAAGGACCACCGGTCGGACGCGCTCGTCGTCGCCTCGGGGTACGCCGACGCCCACCGGATCGGCTGCGTCAACCCGCTGGCGCTGCCCGACATCGCCGCCCGCTCCGGCTGCGACGCGGCCATGCTCGACACCGCGATCAAGGACGGGACCCGGCTGTTCGACCATGTGCCGCCCGAACTCTGCGCCGAGTTCGTCCGACGGGCCCACGACGCCGGCCTGCTCGCGGCGCTCGCGGGCAGCGTCCGGGCGGACGACCTCGGCACGCTCACCGGCATCGGCACCGACATCGTGGGAGTGCGCGGGGCGGTGTGCGAGCGTGGCGACCGCACCACCGGACGGATCCAGCCGCACCTGGTCGCCGCCTTCCGGGCCGAGATGGACCGGCACCGACAGGAACAGACGACCGTCGCCGCCGGGAACTGA
- a CDS encoding EF-hand domain-containing protein → MNHHPQAARRVEHVFDLFDTDGNGFIEATDIELMTNRVVAAATGSDRGAKDAIRAAFERYWDTMAAELDERGDGRITVEEFRPFVLSPERFGAAVEQFAEALSALGDPDRDGLIERPVFEALMKAIGFGHENLHALFDSFGPDAQDRIEAEVWRAAIVEFYEPHNGDTRGNHLIPAQQR, encoded by the coding sequence ATGAACCATCACCCTCAGGCCGCCAGGCGGGTCGAGCACGTCTTCGACCTCTTCGACACCGACGGCAACGGCTTCATCGAGGCCACCGACATCGAGCTCATGACGAACCGCGTGGTCGCCGCCGCGACCGGATCCGACCGGGGCGCGAAGGACGCGATCCGCGCCGCCTTCGAGCGCTACTGGGACACGATGGCCGCCGAGCTCGACGAGCGCGGCGACGGGCGGATCACCGTCGAGGAGTTCCGGCCCTTCGTGCTCAGCCCGGAGCGCTTCGGGGCGGCCGTCGAGCAATTCGCCGAGGCACTGTCCGCACTCGGCGATCCGGACCGCGACGGGCTCATCGAGCGCCCCGTGTTCGAGGCGCTGATGAAGGCGATCGGCTTCGGGCACGAGAACCTGCACGCGCTCTTCGACTCCTTCGGCCCCGACGCGCAGGACCGGATCGAGGCGGAGGTGTGGCGGGCCGCGATCGTGGAGTTCTACGAGCCGCACAACGGCGACACCCGCGGCAACCACCTGATTCCCGCGCAACAGCGCTGA